Proteins encoded together in one Coffea arabica cultivar ET-39 chromosome 2c, Coffea Arabica ET-39 HiFi, whole genome shotgun sequence window:
- the LOC140035025 gene encoding protein TRANSPORT INHIBITOR RESPONSE 1-like isoform X1: protein MNQLWKMDPNIKKTKNSADSANYPEAIQSPSQFPDEVLEKVLSMLHSHKDRSSVSLVCKDWYNAERWSRTKIFIGNCYSVSPEIVARRFPRIKSVTLKGKPRFSDFNLVPQNWGANIHDWLVMFAKVYPLLEELRLKRMTVSDESLEFLAMSFPGFKALSLLSCDGFSSDGLKSIATHCKKLTEMDIQENGIDDISGSWLSAFPDNFTSLEILNFASLNSEVSFDALERLVSRCKSLKVLKVNKGIGLDQLQRLLVRAPQLMELGTGSFQQELMSHHCVELENAFRNCKNLQILAGLWDASYIYLHVLYPACSSLTFLNLSYATLRSDEFTKLIAHCPNLRCLWVLDTVEDKGLEAVGSCCPLLEEIRVFPAHPFDQDMNHGVTESGFLAVSHGCRKLHYVLYFCQQMTNAAVATIVQNCPDFTHFRLCIMNPGQPDYLTDEPMDEAFGAVVKTCTKLQRLAVSGLLTDLTFEYIGKYAKNLETLSVAFAGRSDWGMQCVLGGCPKLRKLEIRDCPFGNAALLSGLKKYESMRSLWMSACNVTMNGCRLLAKEMPRLNVEVMKDEEDDSHVDKVYVYRSVAGPRRDAPPFVLTL, encoded by the exons ATG AACCAGCTGTGGAAAATGGATCCGAAtataaagaaaaccaagaactCAGCAGATTCGGCGAACTACCCTGAGGCAATTCAGTCACCATCCCAATTTCCAGATGAGGTCTTAGAGAAAGTCCTCTCTATGCTGCACTCCCACAAGGATAGAAGCTCAGTTTCCCTCGTCTGCAAAGATTGGTACAATGCTGAGCGTTGGAGTCGGACCAAAATATTTATAGGCAACTGCTATTCTGTCTCTCCTGAGATTGTTGCCAGAAGATTTCCAAGAATTAAGAGTGTGACTCTCAAGGGAAAGCCTAGATTTTCGGATTTCAATTTGGTTCCACAGAATTGGGGTGCTAATATTCATGATTGGCTTGTTATGTTTGCGAAAGTTTATCCCCTTTTGGAGGAGCTGAGACTAAAAAGAATGACTGTGAGTGATGAGAGCTTGGAGTTCTTGGCTATGTCATTCCCTGGGTTTAAAGCACTCTCATTGCTTAGTTGTGATGGTTTTAGTAGTGACGGGCTCAAATCAATCGCTACTCATTGCAA GAAACTAACTGAGATGGACATACAGGAGAATGGGATCGATGACATAAGTGGAAGTTGGCTAAGTGCCTTTCCTGATAACTTTACATCACTGGAAATACTGAACTTTGCCAGCCTGAACAGCGAGGTCAGTTTTGATGCCCTTGAGAGACTTGTCAGTAGGTGCAAATCTTTAAAGGTCTTGAAGGTCAATAAAGGCATTGGCTTAGACCAGTTACAGCGCCTACTTGTGCGGGCACCTCAGCTTATGGAGCTTGGTACCGGTTCTTTCCAGCAAGAACTCATGTCTCACCATTGTGTGGAGCTTGAGAATGCATTCAGAAACTGTAAAAACCTGCAAATCCTCGCTGGATTATGGGATGCCTCTTACATCTATCTCCATGTTCTATATCCAGCTTGTTCCAGTCTgactttcttgaatttgagctatGCAACCCTTCGTAGTGATGAATTCACAAAGTTAATTGCTCACTGCCCTAACCTGCGGTGCCTCTGG GTTCTTGATACTGTTGAAGACAAGGGACTAGAAGCTGTAGGATCCTGCTGTCCCTTGCTTGAAGAAATCAGGGTCTTCCCTGCACATCCTTTTGATCAAGATATGAACCATGGCGTGACTGAGTCAGGTTTTCTGGCTGTTTCTCATGGGTGCCGCAAACTCCACTATGTTCTCTACTTTTGTCAGCAGATGACTAATGCTGCAGTTGCAACTATAGTGCAGAACTGCCCTGATTTTACCCATTTTCGTCTCTGCATAATGAATCCAGGCCAGCCAGATTACCTGACAGATGAACCCATGGATGAGGCTTTTGGTGCTGTGGTAAAGACTTGCACTAAGCTTCAGCGGCTTGCAGTTTCAGGCCTCTTAACTGACCTGACATTTGAATACATTGGGAAGTACGCTAAGAATCTTGAGACTCTCTCGGTGGCTTTTGCTGGCCGCAGTGATTGGGGTATGCAGTGTGTGCTTGGTGGTTGTCCAAAGCTGAGGAAGCTTGAAATTAGAGATTGCCCATTTGGAAATGCTGCACTACTGTCTGGGTTGAAGAAATATGAATCAATGCGTTCGCTCTGGATGTCAGCATGCAATGTAACAATGAATGGTTGTCGTTTACTTGCAAAGGAGATGCCAAGATTGAATGTAGAGGTCATGAAAGACGAGGAAGATGATAGCCATGTGGACAAAGTTTATGTATATCGTTCTGTAGCTGGGCCAAGAAGGGACGCCCCACCATTTGTTCTTACCCTGTGA
- the LOC140035025 gene encoding protein TRANSPORT INHIBITOR RESPONSE 1-like isoform X2 — protein sequence MDPNIKKTKNSADSANYPEAIQSPSQFPDEVLEKVLSMLHSHKDRSSVSLVCKDWYNAERWSRTKIFIGNCYSVSPEIVARRFPRIKSVTLKGKPRFSDFNLVPQNWGANIHDWLVMFAKVYPLLEELRLKRMTVSDESLEFLAMSFPGFKALSLLSCDGFSSDGLKSIATHCKKLTEMDIQENGIDDISGSWLSAFPDNFTSLEILNFASLNSEVSFDALERLVSRCKSLKVLKVNKGIGLDQLQRLLVRAPQLMELGTGSFQQELMSHHCVELENAFRNCKNLQILAGLWDASYIYLHVLYPACSSLTFLNLSYATLRSDEFTKLIAHCPNLRCLWVLDTVEDKGLEAVGSCCPLLEEIRVFPAHPFDQDMNHGVTESGFLAVSHGCRKLHYVLYFCQQMTNAAVATIVQNCPDFTHFRLCIMNPGQPDYLTDEPMDEAFGAVVKTCTKLQRLAVSGLLTDLTFEYIGKYAKNLETLSVAFAGRSDWGMQCVLGGCPKLRKLEIRDCPFGNAALLSGLKKYESMRSLWMSACNVTMNGCRLLAKEMPRLNVEVMKDEEDDSHVDKVYVYRSVAGPRRDAPPFVLTL from the exons ATGGATCCGAAtataaagaaaaccaagaactCAGCAGATTCGGCGAACTACCCTGAGGCAATTCAGTCACCATCCCAATTTCCAGATGAGGTCTTAGAGAAAGTCCTCTCTATGCTGCACTCCCACAAGGATAGAAGCTCAGTTTCCCTCGTCTGCAAAGATTGGTACAATGCTGAGCGTTGGAGTCGGACCAAAATATTTATAGGCAACTGCTATTCTGTCTCTCCTGAGATTGTTGCCAGAAGATTTCCAAGAATTAAGAGTGTGACTCTCAAGGGAAAGCCTAGATTTTCGGATTTCAATTTGGTTCCACAGAATTGGGGTGCTAATATTCATGATTGGCTTGTTATGTTTGCGAAAGTTTATCCCCTTTTGGAGGAGCTGAGACTAAAAAGAATGACTGTGAGTGATGAGAGCTTGGAGTTCTTGGCTATGTCATTCCCTGGGTTTAAAGCACTCTCATTGCTTAGTTGTGATGGTTTTAGTAGTGACGGGCTCAAATCAATCGCTACTCATTGCAA GAAACTAACTGAGATGGACATACAGGAGAATGGGATCGATGACATAAGTGGAAGTTGGCTAAGTGCCTTTCCTGATAACTTTACATCACTGGAAATACTGAACTTTGCCAGCCTGAACAGCGAGGTCAGTTTTGATGCCCTTGAGAGACTTGTCAGTAGGTGCAAATCTTTAAAGGTCTTGAAGGTCAATAAAGGCATTGGCTTAGACCAGTTACAGCGCCTACTTGTGCGGGCACCTCAGCTTATGGAGCTTGGTACCGGTTCTTTCCAGCAAGAACTCATGTCTCACCATTGTGTGGAGCTTGAGAATGCATTCAGAAACTGTAAAAACCTGCAAATCCTCGCTGGATTATGGGATGCCTCTTACATCTATCTCCATGTTCTATATCCAGCTTGTTCCAGTCTgactttcttgaatttgagctatGCAACCCTTCGTAGTGATGAATTCACAAAGTTAATTGCTCACTGCCCTAACCTGCGGTGCCTCTGG GTTCTTGATACTGTTGAAGACAAGGGACTAGAAGCTGTAGGATCCTGCTGTCCCTTGCTTGAAGAAATCAGGGTCTTCCCTGCACATCCTTTTGATCAAGATATGAACCATGGCGTGACTGAGTCAGGTTTTCTGGCTGTTTCTCATGGGTGCCGCAAACTCCACTATGTTCTCTACTTTTGTCAGCAGATGACTAATGCTGCAGTTGCAACTATAGTGCAGAACTGCCCTGATTTTACCCATTTTCGTCTCTGCATAATGAATCCAGGCCAGCCAGATTACCTGACAGATGAACCCATGGATGAGGCTTTTGGTGCTGTGGTAAAGACTTGCACTAAGCTTCAGCGGCTTGCAGTTTCAGGCCTCTTAACTGACCTGACATTTGAATACATTGGGAAGTACGCTAAGAATCTTGAGACTCTCTCGGTGGCTTTTGCTGGCCGCAGTGATTGGGGTATGCAGTGTGTGCTTGGTGGTTGTCCAAAGCTGAGGAAGCTTGAAATTAGAGATTGCCCATTTGGAAATGCTGCACTACTGTCTGGGTTGAAGAAATATGAATCAATGCGTTCGCTCTGGATGTCAGCATGCAATGTAACAATGAATGGTTGTCGTTTACTTGCAAAGGAGATGCCAAGATTGAATGTAGAGGTCATGAAAGACGAGGAAGATGATAGCCATGTGGACAAAGTTTATGTATATCGTTCTGTAGCTGGGCCAAGAAGGGACGCCCCACCATTTGTTCTTACCCTGTGA